A genomic segment from Actinomadura hallensis encodes:
- a CDS encoding MMPL family transporter has translation MLSWLGRLIHRRRWTSLVLILVMTCGAGAWGLGVFSKFKEGGFEDPDASSTLVAKLGATYFGSTNPDVLVLYSSDSMTVDDPRYQASVITTVARLPRANVQEIISYWSFDGKAAESFVSRDRRSTFVAVKLQGREGAEKTENYHAIKDRLDAPGLTTQTGGSVPIGEEFGQQVVNDIVRAELITALPLFILLVILFGALTASFLPLIVAVFSMIGGLAVLHVVTYATDVTSFALEVVTMMGVGLSIDYSLFIISRFREELARGMAVRGVPPGKPWKKETGKEARKAAKKAYRDELRPLRQAALAATMATAGRTIIVSGVTVSAALAGLLLFPQMFLRTIGLAGIATVMVAVFGATVLLPTLLALLGPRVEFGRMPWRRPTSKRAMRDPDSGFWYRLGQSVMKHPVPYFAIVVVILGVMFVPFLNVQFGSVDARVLPKDSPTRAVVETVKRDFPNGSAEPIDVVISGDLIPRDWTPKGDDPIPPYLEEFRQRLEALPGVSDAQFTGYSGTYGGVRISVTHRYEPMDQRAQDLVTEIRNMHLTKDDYPMHIDVGGSTAAQMDLMDSLMESLPKMAAVVGIATFVLLFMFFGSIVLPLKAIAMNVLSIGASFGAIVWGFQYGHLAGLLDFTPTGGVEATSMILILAVVFGLSMDYEVFLLSRIREEWDLTHDNRAAVARGMQHTGSIITSAALLFLVVIGAFSTAGITVVKLIGVGMFVAVVVDAVLVRSLLVPATMRFMGSANWWLPGFLAGLHARMDLRERSTVLAGAGAGPAVPPRLPDEQPYPYAIHWEKADTPPAAEPAVTPRVPQGGSSAPEPGATPPRAPAPGPSASEPAHAPPGRTRGLDANEAFRPTMQPARGEGSNGGSPQVVFRTAADRAPDDGGRDQPSGRPWNPWADGPPQPARPSGPAKRRVIVPNPDGTGWRWGEAEDD, from the coding sequence ATGCTTTCGTGGCTGGGGCGTCTCATCCACCGGCGACGCTGGACCAGCCTCGTCCTGATCCTGGTCATGACGTGCGGCGCCGGCGCGTGGGGCCTCGGCGTGTTCTCCAAGTTCAAGGAGGGCGGCTTCGAGGACCCCGACGCGTCCTCGACGCTCGTCGCCAAGCTCGGCGCGACCTACTTCGGCAGCACCAACCCCGACGTCCTGGTCCTGTACAGCAGCGACTCGATGACGGTGGACGACCCCCGCTACCAGGCGAGCGTCATCACCACCGTGGCCCGGCTGCCCCGGGCCAACGTCCAGGAGATCATCTCCTACTGGTCGTTCGACGGTAAGGCCGCGGAGTCGTTCGTCTCCCGCGACCGCCGGTCCACGTTCGTCGCCGTGAAGCTCCAGGGCCGCGAGGGCGCGGAGAAGACCGAGAACTACCACGCCATCAAGGACCGCCTCGACGCGCCCGGCCTCACCACGCAGACCGGCGGCAGCGTCCCCATAGGAGAAGAGTTCGGGCAGCAGGTCGTCAACGACATCGTCCGCGCGGAGCTGATCACCGCGCTGCCCCTGTTCATCCTGCTGGTCATACTGTTCGGCGCCCTGACGGCCTCGTTCCTGCCGCTCATCGTGGCCGTCTTCTCGATGATCGGCGGCCTGGCCGTCCTGCACGTCGTCACCTACGCCACCGACGTGACGTCCTTCGCCCTGGAGGTCGTCACCATGATGGGCGTCGGCCTCTCGATCGACTACTCGCTCTTCATCATCAGCCGCTTCCGCGAGGAACTGGCGCGCGGCATGGCCGTGCGGGGGGTCCCGCCAGGGAAACCCTGGAAGAAGGAGACCGGCAAGGAGGCGCGCAAGGCCGCGAAGAAGGCGTACAGGGACGAGCTGCGTCCGCTCCGGCAGGCGGCTCTGGCCGCCACCATGGCCACCGCAGGACGCACCATCATCGTCAGCGGCGTCACCGTGTCCGCGGCCCTCGCGGGGCTTCTGCTCTTCCCGCAGATGTTCCTCCGGACGATCGGCCTGGCGGGCATCGCCACCGTCATGGTCGCGGTCTTCGGCGCGACCGTCCTGCTGCCGACGCTCCTGGCGCTCCTGGGGCCGCGTGTGGAGTTCGGCCGGATGCCGTGGCGGCGGCCCACGTCCAAGCGCGCCATGCGGGACCCCGACAGCGGCTTCTGGTACCGCCTCGGCCAGAGCGTGATGAAGCACCCGGTGCCGTACTTCGCGATCGTCGTCGTCATCCTCGGCGTGATGTTCGTGCCGTTCCTGAACGTCCAGTTCGGCAGCGTGGACGCCCGCGTCCTGCCCAAGGACAGCCCCACGCGCGCCGTGGTGGAGACCGTCAAGCGGGACTTCCCCAACGGGTCCGCCGAACCCATCGACGTCGTCATCTCCGGCGACCTCATCCCGCGCGACTGGACGCCCAAGGGCGACGACCCCATCCCGCCCTACCTGGAGGAGTTCCGGCAGCGGCTCGAAGCGCTGCCCGGCGTGTCCGACGCCCAGTTCACCGGCTACTCCGGTACCTACGGCGGCGTCCGCATCTCCGTGACCCACCGGTACGAACCCATGGATCAGCGTGCGCAGGACCTCGTCACAGAGATCCGCAACATGCACCTGACCAAGGACGACTACCCGATGCACATCGACGTCGGCGGCAGCACGGCCGCGCAGATGGACCTGATGGACAGCCTGATGGAGTCCCTGCCGAAGATGGCGGCCGTCGTCGGGATCGCCACGTTCGTCCTCCTGTTCATGTTCTTCGGCTCCATCGTGCTGCCGCTGAAGGCCATCGCGATGAACGTGCTGTCGATCGGCGCCTCCTTCGGCGCGATCGTGTGGGGCTTCCAGTACGGTCACCTCGCCGGTCTCCTCGACTTCACCCCCACGGGCGGCGTCGAGGCCACCAGCATGATCCTCATCCTCGCGGTCGTGTTCGGCCTGTCCATGGACTACGAGGTCTTCCTGCTCAGCCGCATCCGCGAGGAATGGGACCTCACCCACGACAACCGCGCCGCCGTCGCCCGCGGCATGCAGCACACCGGCAGCATCATCACCAGCGCCGCCCTGCTCTTCCTGGTCGTCATCGGCGCGTTCAGCACGGCGGGCATCACGGTCGTCAAGCTCATCGGCGTCGGCATGTTCGTCGCCGTCGTCGTGGACGCGGTGCTCGTCCGGTCCCTTCTGGTCCCCGCCACGATGCGCTTCATGGGCTCGGCCAACTGGTGGCTGCCGGGCTTCCTCGCCGGTCTCCACGCCCGCATGGACCTCCGGGAACGCAGCACCGTCCTGGCCGGGGCCGGAGCCGGACCCGCCGTCCCGCCCCGCCTCCCGGACGAGCAGCCCTACCCCTACGCCATCCACTGGGAGAAGGCGGACACCCCGCCCGCGGCCGAACCGGCCGTGACGCCCCGCGTCCCACAGGGCGGCTCCTCGGCGCCTGAGCCGGGCGCGACGCCGCCCAGGGCGCCCGCACCCGGCCCCTCGGCGTCCGAACCGGCCCATGCGCCGCCGGGCCGCACCCGCGGCCTGGACGCGAACGAGGCCTTCCGGCCCACGATGCAGCCGGCCCGGGGCGAGGGCTCCAACGGCGGGTCGCCCCAGGTCGTCTTCAGGACGGCGGCGGACCGGGCTCCGGACGACGGCGGCCGCGACCAGCCGTCCGGACGGCCGTGGAACCCCTGGGCGGACGGCCCTCCGCAGCCCGCCCGTCCGTCCGGTCCCGCCAAGAGGCGTGTGATCGTTCCGAACCCGGACGGCACCGGCTGGCGCTGGGGCGAGGCCGAAGACGACTGA
- a CDS encoding glycosyltransferase, which produces MIFAAGSRGDIQPCVALGRALRRRGDEVRLVASARYSPMVVAAGLELAPLTADPTEILESDAGQELLAGGRNPVKFLGGFRRILGPMAERLLAECSDACKGADLILGPTLGFLPRHIGEHLGVPWALIHFQPSQPTGAFPHPFVPRARMLGPWGNRASFRAVDQIAWQLSRPFINPWRERSLGLERLPVRGARPDGGPVLACFSDVVVPRPKDWPSNVHVTGYWFLDEPDWEPPRELADFLAAGPAPVYIGFGSMVPKDAEMTEMVVRTALKAAGVRGVVQGDPEMSDDQVLAVRDVPHSWLFPRMAAVVHHGGAGTTAAGLRAGAPTVVCPFFGDQPYWGERVAALGAGPAPLPFRSLTVPRLAARIRRAVEDQEMADRAEELGRRIRAEDGVGRAQKIIDSLLR; this is translated from the coding sequence GTGATCTTCGCGGCGGGGTCGCGGGGTGACATTCAGCCGTGCGTGGCGCTCGGGCGGGCACTGCGGAGGCGGGGCGACGAGGTGCGGCTGGTGGCGAGTGCGCGGTACTCGCCCATGGTGGTCGCGGCGGGGCTGGAGCTCGCGCCGCTGACGGCCGACCCCACGGAGATCCTCGAATCGGACGCCGGCCAGGAGTTGCTCGCGGGCGGGCGCAATCCGGTGAAGTTCCTCGGTGGATTCCGGCGGATTCTGGGGCCGATGGCGGAGCGGCTGCTGGCGGAATGTTCGGACGCCTGTAAGGGCGCCGACCTCATTCTGGGACCCACGCTGGGATTTCTTCCCCGGCATATCGGCGAGCATCTCGGCGTTCCGTGGGCGCTGATTCATTTCCAGCCGAGTCAGCCGACCGGGGCGTTTCCGCATCCGTTCGTTCCGCGGGCGCGGATGCTCGGGCCGTGGGGGAACCGGGCGAGTTTCCGGGCGGTCGACCAGATCGCCTGGCAGCTGTCGCGGCCGTTCATCAACCCGTGGCGGGAGCGGTCGCTGGGGCTGGAGCGGCTGCCGGTGCGGGGCGCGCGCCCGGACGGCGGGCCGGTGCTGGCGTGTTTCAGCGACGTCGTGGTGCCGCGGCCGAAGGACTGGCCGTCCAATGTGCACGTGACCGGCTACTGGTTCCTCGACGAGCCCGATTGGGAGCCTCCAAGGGAACTGGCGGATTTTCTGGCGGCGGGCCCGGCACCGGTCTACATCGGCTTCGGAAGCATGGTTCCGAAAGATGCCGAAATGACCGAAATGGTGGTGCGGACGGCGTTGAAGGCCGCCGGGGTGCGGGGCGTCGTTCAGGGCGATCCGGAAATGTCGGACGACCAGGTGCTCGCGGTCAGGGACGTCCCGCATTCGTGGCTGTTCCCCCGGATGGCCGCGGTGGTCCATCACGGAGGCGCCGGGACGACGGCGGCGGGGCTGCGGGCGGGCGCGCCGACCGTGGTGTGCCCGTTCTTCGGGGACCAGCCGTACTGGGGTGAACGGGTCGCGGCGCTCGGGGCCGGGCCGGCTCCGCTGCCGTTCCGGTCGCTGACGGTGCCCCGGCTGGCGGCGCGGATCCGGCGCGCCGTCGAGGACCAGGAGATGGCCGACCGGGCGGAGGAGCTGGGCCGGCGGATCCGCGCGGAGGACGGCGTCGGGCGGGCGCAGAAGATCATTGATTCGCTCCTTCGGTGA
- a CDS encoding zf-TFIIB domain-containing protein — translation MSDATLRCPKCESALGAHERHGVVIEECPGCKGVFLDRGELEQLIDAESRYLAMLPDDVNPETTYQGRHRKGIMQQIFAGDQ, via the coding sequence ATGTCAGACGCGACGCTGCGGTGCCCGAAGTGCGAATCCGCACTCGGCGCCCATGAACGCCACGGGGTCGTGATCGAGGAATGCCCCGGCTGCAAGGGGGTCTTTCTCGACCGCGGCGAGCTGGAGCAACTGATCGACGCGGAGAGCCGCTACCTCGCGATGCTCCCGGACGACGTGAACCCCGAGACGACCTACCAGGGGCGGCACCGCAAGGGGATCATGCAGCAGATCTTCGCCGGCGACCAGTAG
- a CDS encoding IclR family transcriptional regulator: MAEAVRSLERAFDLLEHLADAGGEMALSELTEVSGLPMPTIYRLMRTLVNQGYVRQEPSKRYALGPRLVRLGEGASRLLGTWARPVLARLVDEVGETANMAVLEGDEAVYVAQVPSRHSMRMFTEVGRRVQPHCTGVGKALLSQLPDERVKEILARTGMEPHTPNTLTSPEALLAELAQVREQGYAVDDEEQELGVRCVAVPLRGAPALTAISVSGPSGRMTREAVPGVVPIMQAAAERFARELAPNK; encoded by the coding sequence GTGGCGGAGGCCGTTCGCTCACTGGAGCGCGCGTTCGATCTGCTGGAGCATCTGGCGGACGCGGGGGGCGAGATGGCGCTGTCGGAGCTGACGGAGGTCTCCGGGCTGCCGATGCCGACCATCTACCGCCTGATGCGGACGCTGGTGAACCAGGGCTACGTTCGCCAGGAGCCGTCCAAGCGCTACGCCCTGGGCCCGCGCCTGGTCCGGCTCGGCGAGGGCGCCAGCCGGCTGCTGGGCACGTGGGCGCGGCCCGTCCTGGCCCGTCTCGTGGACGAGGTCGGCGAGACGGCCAACATGGCGGTCCTGGAGGGCGACGAGGCCGTGTACGTCGCGCAGGTGCCGTCCCGGCACTCCATGCGGATGTTCACCGAGGTGGGCCGGCGCGTCCAGCCGCACTGCACAGGGGTGGGGAAGGCGCTGCTGTCGCAGCTCCCCGACGAGCGCGTCAAGGAGATCCTCGCCCGCACGGGCATGGAGCCGCACACGCCCAACACCCTGACGTCCCCGGAAGCCCTTCTGGCGGAGCTCGCGCAGGTGCGCGAACAGGGGTACGCGGTGGACGACGAGGAGCAGGAGCTCGGCGTCCGCTGTGTCGCGGTGCCGCTGCGCGGCGCGCCGGCGCTGACGGCGATCTCCGTGTCCGGCCCGTCGGGGCGCATGACGCGCGAGGCGGTCCCGGGCGTCGTGCCCATCATGCAGGCCGCCGCCGAACGTTTCGCCAGGGAACTCGCCCCGAACAAGTGA
- a CDS encoding YkvA family protein: MDRKRSAAAAGQAWQIYRETLEPGAPGLWERVRAVPRMLKSVLSGRYKGMSLKTLGFLALGLVYIVSPIDGIPDMIPVVGIVDDTGMALWMVAVLIRSAGDFVAWERGGRPTVVVGEPID, translated from the coding sequence GTGGACAGGAAGCGCAGTGCGGCCGCCGCAGGGCAGGCCTGGCAGATCTATCGCGAGACCCTGGAACCCGGCGCCCCCGGCCTGTGGGAGCGCGTACGCGCCGTACCGCGCATGCTCAAGTCGGTCCTGAGCGGCCGGTACAAGGGCATGTCGCTCAAGACGCTGGGGTTCCTCGCCCTGGGACTGGTCTACATCGTCTCCCCGATCGACGGCATCCCGGACATGATCCCGGTGGTCGGCATCGTCGACGACACTGGGATGGCCCTGTGGATGGTCGCGGTCCTCATCAGGTCCGCAGGCGACTTCGTCGCCTGGGAGCGAGGCGGCCGTCCGACCGTCGTCGTGGGCGAGCCCATCGACTGA
- a CDS encoding fatty acyl-AMP ligase, with protein MALGSLLPDLLPGGSGRTPLIERVARWAKEKPDAPAYTFVDYSTDPSGVHITATWAETDRRARATAATLRQVTGPGERAALLLPQTLEYMMTMLGAMHAHVIAVPLFSPDLPGHADRLIGAYTDAEPAVIVTTRSAHPHVEKFLADHDVPQPKEIVFADEIDLSLADRWENEPVAFDDLAYLQYTSGSTRRPAGVEITHGNVTANAAQLWAGWAPEKPNPELVSWLPLFHDMGLIATMALPLVRGDHAIYTDPVSFIMNPMRWLELISERPGKNVYTAGPNFAYEYVASQATPEKIAELDLSGLTTCLNGAEPIRTSTLSMFAEAFAPAGLRPSAQAPGYGLAEATVFVSAAAEDAPPKVVHVDREALTQGELVLCDEKSERASALVSCGRPYGQIVAIVDPDTCVEQPDGRVGEIWVHGPNTAPGYWRNSERSQDTFGGTLADPGELPAGPWMKTGDYGVVHDGELYVTGRIKDLIIVDGRNHYPQDIEVTAQEAHPAIRPDHVAAFALPGEETERLVVVAERNRRVPLGRLDIDEVESAVRSAINVEHEMSVHEFLLIEPGGVSRTSSGKIARSATRQRYLDGELPTTEARLASRK; from the coding sequence ATGGCATTGGGCTCGCTGCTTCCCGACCTCCTGCCCGGAGGCTCCGGCCGCACCCCGCTGATCGAGCGGGTCGCGAGGTGGGCGAAGGAGAAGCCGGACGCACCGGCCTACACCTTCGTCGACTACTCGACGGACCCGTCCGGCGTCCACATCACGGCGACCTGGGCGGAGACGGACCGGCGCGCGAGGGCGACGGCCGCCACGCTCCGGCAGGTCACCGGGCCCGGCGAGCGGGCCGCGCTGCTGCTGCCGCAGACCCTCGAGTACATGATGACGATGCTCGGCGCCATGCACGCGCACGTCATCGCGGTGCCGCTGTTCTCGCCCGACCTGCCGGGACACGCCGACCGGCTGATCGGCGCCTACACCGACGCGGAGCCCGCGGTCATCGTCACCACGCGCAGCGCCCACCCGCACGTGGAGAAGTTCCTCGCCGACCACGACGTCCCGCAGCCCAAGGAGATCGTGTTCGCCGACGAGATCGACCTCTCCCTGGCTGACAGGTGGGAGAACGAGCCCGTCGCCTTCGACGACCTCGCCTACCTGCAGTACACCTCCGGCTCCACCCGCCGCCCGGCCGGGGTGGAGATCACCCATGGGAACGTCACGGCGAACGCCGCGCAGCTGTGGGCGGGATGGGCGCCGGAGAAGCCCAACCCGGAGCTGGTGAGCTGGCTGCCCCTGTTCCACGACATGGGGCTCATCGCGACGATGGCGCTGCCCCTCGTGCGCGGTGACCACGCCATCTACACCGACCCCGTGTCGTTCATCATGAACCCGATGCGGTGGCTCGAGCTCATCTCCGAGCGTCCGGGCAAGAACGTCTACACCGCCGGGCCGAACTTCGCCTACGAGTACGTCGCGTCGCAGGCCACCCCGGAGAAGATCGCCGAGCTCGACCTGTCCGGGCTGACGACGTGCCTGAACGGTGCGGAGCCGATCCGCACGTCCACGCTGTCGATGTTCGCGGAGGCGTTCGCGCCGGCCGGGCTGCGCCCGAGCGCGCAGGCCCCCGGCTACGGGCTGGCGGAGGCCACCGTGTTCGTCTCCGCGGCGGCCGAGGACGCGCCGCCGAAGGTCGTCCACGTCGACCGGGAGGCGCTCACCCAGGGCGAACTGGTGCTGTGCGACGAGAAGTCCGAGCGGGCCAGCGCCCTGGTGTCGTGCGGCCGGCCGTACGGCCAGATCGTCGCGATCGTCGACCCGGACACCTGCGTCGAGCAGCCGGACGGCAGGGTCGGCGAGATCTGGGTGCACGGCCCCAACACGGCCCCCGGCTACTGGCGCAACTCCGAACGCAGCCAGGACACGTTCGGCGGCACGCTGGCCGATCCCGGGGAACTCCCGGCCGGGCCCTGGATGAAGACCGGCGACTACGGCGTCGTCCACGACGGCGAGCTGTACGTCACGGGCCGCATCAAGGACCTCATTATCGTGGACGGCCGCAACCACTACCCGCAGGACATCGAGGTCACCGCGCAGGAGGCGCACCCGGCGATCCGCCCCGACCACGTCGCCGCGTTCGCCCTGCCCGGGGAGGAGACCGAACGGCTCGTCGTCGTCGCCGAACGCAACCGCCGCGTCCCGCTCGGACGGCTCGACATCGACGAGGTGGAGTCGGCCGTGAGGAGCGCCATCAACGTCGAGCACGAGATGAGCGTCCACGAGTTCCTGTTGATCGAACCCGGTGGCGTGTCCCGTACCTCCAGCGGGAAGATCGCACGGTCGGCCACCCGGCAGCGCTACCTTGACGGCGAACTGCCGACGACGGAGGCTCGTCTCGCGTCTCGCAAGTAG